From a region of the Coprococcus comes ATCC 27758 genome:
- a CDS encoding HAMP domain-containing sensor histidine kinase — MEQKKEKGLRIRSCLTGAIWLALVFSTVISALLFAFLNHFFNLPGSIPVLGWLLIFNTLIAGLITSFINAKLLEPITRLSKAMKEVSQGDFEQHLETNSRIAEVGESYQSFNVMTKELRATEVLQMDFVSDVSHEFKTPINAIEGYTMLLQGEELSPDQEEYVEKILFNTQRLSGLVGNILLLSKLENQNIPMKKTEYRLDEQIRQAFLSLETKWTEKEIGFQVELEEVKYTGNEGLFMHIWINLLDNAIKFSPSKGTITMFLKQEQDSVKFILEDEGPGIEDDVKSRIFDKFYQVDGSHKAEGNGLGLALVKRIVDSAGGTIKAENREYGGCRFVVELPIQKDEAI, encoded by the coding sequence ATGGAACAAAAGAAAGAAAAAGGATTGCGGATCCGATCCTGTCTGACTGGTGCAATCTGGCTGGCACTTGTATTTTCAACAGTCATATCTGCTTTATTATTTGCTTTTTTGAATCATTTTTTTAATCTGCCGGGCAGCATACCTGTGCTTGGCTGGCTTTTGATTTTCAATACATTGATTGCAGGGCTGATCACTTCCTTTATCAATGCAAAGTTACTGGAACCAATTACCAGACTTAGTAAAGCAATGAAGGAAGTTTCTCAGGGAGATTTTGAACAGCATTTGGAAACGAACAGCCGTATAGCAGAAGTTGGAGAATCTTATCAAAGTTTTAACGTTATGACAAAAGAACTTCGTGCAACAGAGGTGCTGCAGATGGATTTTGTATCTGATGTTTCTCATGAGTTTAAGACCCCGATTAATGCCATTGAAGGATATACAATGCTGCTTCAGGGAGAAGAACTGTCTCCGGATCAAGAGGAATATGTAGAAAAAATCTTATTTAACACCCAAAGACTTTCCGGATTGGTTGGTAATATTTTGCTGTTATCCAAGTTAGAGAATCAGAATATACCAATGAAAAAAACAGAATATCGTCTGGATGAACAGATCCGCCAGGCATTTCTTTCATTGGAAACAAAATGGACAGAAAAAGAAATTGGTTTTCAGGTAGAATTGGAGGAAGTTAAATATACTGGGAATGAAGGACTTTTTATGCATATCTGGATAAATCTTTTGGATAATGCGATTAAGTTCAGCCCTTCAAAGGGGACAATTACGATGTTTCTGAAACAAGAACAGGATTCTGTTAAGTTCATTCTGGAAGATGAAGGACCAGGAATAGAGGATGATGTAAAATCCAGAATATTTGACAAGTTCTATCAGGTAGATGGATCTCATAAAGCAGAAGGAAATGGCCTAGGTCTTGCACTTGTAAAACGGATTGTAGATAGTGCCGGAGGAACAATCAAAGCAGAAAACCGTGAATATGGTGGATGCAGATTTGTTGTAGAGCTTCCAATACAGAAAGATGAGGCCATATAA
- a CDS encoding helix-turn-helix domain-containing protein — MDLIKIGKYIAEKRKALGLTQKQLAEKLNMSDKSVSKWERGICLPDVSIYMELCSILRISINEFLAGEDIGAENVIEKSDSNLIQITKESKKKQKNLKTILAVVTVFAVIVSAILGTLFFHKLIQPKNYITAVDQTSTEMKTAELLSGTDGAYLFHYFTKDEFKTLTIYVSEYQSGTLISKSKVADLDYDGIDSPSRGVIAVVPDFESFKVKLIVADDYAKYSTDFPILENIENREYYGRSASQIKGEIPIQIHSASTIEGKTAIPSDSEQGLMALIYGKDGLSGIPITEMEKGIVGVENDYVYYLSFQFGGNQSF, encoded by the coding sequence ATGGATTTAATCAAAATCGGAAAATATATTGCAGAAAAAAGAAAAGCTCTTGGACTGACGCAGAAGCAATTGGCAGAAAAACTGAATATGAGTGACAAATCGGTTTCTAAATGGGAACGAGGCATATGCCTGCCGGACGTGTCAATTTATATGGAATTGTGTAGCATACTTAGAATCAGCATTAATGAATTTCTTGCAGGTGAAGATATCGGTGCTGAAAATGTAATTGAAAAATCAGACAGCAATCTTATTCAGATTACAAAAGAGAGTAAAAAGAAACAAAAAAATTTAAAAACAATTCTTGCTGTAGTAACTGTTTTTGCAGTAATTGTCTCTGCGATCCTTGGCACTTTATTCTTTCACAAACTGATACAGCCAAAAAATTATATTACCGCAGTTGATCAGACAAGTACTGAGATGAAAACAGCAGAATTATTATCCGGAACAGACGGCGCATATCTTTTTCATTATTTTACAAAAGATGAATTTAAAACACTCACCATTTATGTATCTGAATATCAGTCTGGGACACTGATCAGTAAAAGTAAAGTGGCTGATTTGGACTATGACGGAATCGATTCCCCTTCCAGAGGCGTCATTGCTGTTGTGCCGGATTTTGAATCTTTTAAGGTAAAATTAATTGTAGCAGATGATTATGCAAAATATTCTACGGATTTTCCTATTTTAGAAAATATAGAAAACAGAGAATATTATGGCAGAAGTGCAAGCCAGATAAAAGGGGAGATTCCGATTCAGATTCATTCAGCTTCGACAATAGAAGGCAAGACTGCTATCCCTTCAGACTCTGAGCAGGGATTAATGGCTCTAATCTATGGAAAAGACGGGCTGTCAGGGATTCCTATCACGGAAATGGAAAAAGGAATCGTTGGTGTGGAAAATGATTATGTATATTATCTTTCCTTCCAATTTGGGGGTAATCAAAGTTTTTGA
- a CDS encoding class I SAM-dependent methyltransferase has translation MKNEEYKKLSIKEFTKAAGRYESSHAGIYEMCKKDYPDILEELEKEPFRDLLDAGCGPAPMISLLAEKYPDRHYTGLDLTPAMIEQAKKKNISNATFVVGDCENFPFEKDSFDAIICSMSFHHYPDPQAFFDSVKRCLRPNGRLILRDVTSDNKVLVWLMNTLEMPLANICGHGDVQVPTRDVVIKCCKKAGLKVEKFEIRKGMRMHCVVRKPMGKAIGNER, from the coding sequence ATGAAAAATGAAGAATATAAAAAATTGTCAATTAAAGAGTTTACAAAAGCAGCAGGAAGATATGAAAGTAGCCATGCTGGTATTTACGAAATGTGCAAGAAGGATTATCCGGATATTCTGGAAGAATTAGAGAAGGAGCCATTTAGAGATTTATTGGATGCAGGCTGCGGACCTGCTCCGATGATTTCTTTATTAGCAGAAAAATATCCAGACCGACATTATACAGGACTGGATCTGACTCCTGCCATGATTGAACAGGCAAAAAAGAAAAATATTTCAAATGCAACATTTGTTGTAGGAGACTGTGAGAACTTTCCTTTTGAAAAGGATTCATTTGATGCAATTATTTGTTCTATGAGCTTCCATCATTATCCGGATCCACAGGCATTTTTTGACAGTGTGAAAAGATGTCTTCGCCCAAATGGAAGATTGATACTGAGAGATGTGACCAGTGACAATAAAGTATTGGTATGGCTAATGAATACATTGGAAATGCCGTTGGCAAATATATGCGGACATGGAGATGTCCAAGTGCCAACAAGAGATGTGGTCATAAAATGTTGCAAAAAAGCAGGATTAAAAGTAGAAAAATTTGAAATTCGTAAAGGTATGCGAATGCATTGTGTTGTGAGAAAACCTATGGGAAAGGCGATAGGAAATGAAAGATAA
- a CDS encoding transglutaminase-like domain-containing protein — protein MKDKYLRETRMVDFSNPAIQKLIQNMKWKEMGEFERIKAIYNYVRDDVLFGYNVDDGISASKVLADGYGQCNTKGTLFMALLRACNIPCRVHGFTIDKRLQKGAMTGFVYRNAPKSIFHSWVEINFENQWYELEAFILDKTYIKKLQEQNSECTGAFCGYGVAVKDFRNLIIEFDRNNTYIQSEGINQDFGVYDCPDELLKEHHQEISAFKAFAYRHIARHLMNRNVRKIRER, from the coding sequence ATGAAAGATAAGTATCTTAGGGAAACACGAATGGTTGATTTTTCTAATCCGGCAATTCAAAAACTTATTCAAAATATGAAATGGAAGGAAATGGGTGAATTTGAAAGGATTAAGGCAATCTACAACTATGTAAGAGATGATGTTTTATTTGGATATAATGTTGATGACGGAATTTCAGCTTCAAAAGTACTTGCAGATGGTTATGGACAATGTAATACAAAAGGAACTTTATTTATGGCACTTTTGCGTGCCTGCAATATTCCATGCAGAGTACATGGTTTTACGATTGATAAAAGATTACAGAAAGGGGCTATGACCGGGTTTGTTTACCGTAATGCTCCAAAAAGTATTTTCCATAGCTGGGTAGAAATTAATTTCGAAAATCAGTGGTACGAACTGGAAGCTTTCATTTTGGATAAAACCTACATAAAGAAGTTACAGGAACAAAATTCGGAATGTACAGGTGCATTTTGCGGTTATGGAGTAGCAGTCAAGGATTTCAGAAATCTCATTATTGAGTTTGATAGGAACAATACTTATATTCAGAGCGAGGGAATCAATCAGGATTTTGGTGTTTATGATTGTCCAGATGAACTGTTGAAGGAACATCATCAAGAAATTTCAGCCTTTAAAGCATTTGCTTATAGACATATTGCAAGACACCTAATGAATCGTAATGTCAGGAAGATCAGAGAACGATAG
- a CDS encoding class I SAM-dependent methyltransferase yields the protein MSGRSENDSFKLLDTVVSMNGFHAFPDKQKAFHEIWRVLKPGDNFIACFYIRGKSQRTDWLV from the coding sequence ATGTCAGGAAGATCAGAGAACGATAGTTTTAAGCTTTTAGATACTGTTGTCAGTATGAACGGTTTTCATGCATTTCCGGACAAGCAAAAAGCATTTCATGAAATATGGCGTGTTTTGAAACCAGGCGATAATTTCATTGCCTGCTTTTATATCAGGGGAAAATCGCAACGGACAGACTGGCTGGTATAA
- a CDS encoding FUSC family protein encodes MTFYQELQLNQAGSKNLLKKSETVKEKSYHILVYLVKIAVTMAFCFLFVTIFSILFGNENSIVGVVVLLCLMVFRNADLGIHTGQSTMLLALFFVIMTVCPHLANQFSPVLGMLLNIAALAVLILFGCHNPFMFNQSTLVLGYLLLYGYDVTGKSYQMRLVGMALGAALTCFVFYRNHKNRTYKRNLKDLIQEFDITSSRTKWQICQILCVPIVLCIAELCNMPRAMWAGIAAMSAILPFMEDMHYRVRKRIVGNIAGVICFTVLYFLLPSSIYAYIGILGGIGVGFSAQYGWQAVFNTFGALAIAAETYGLQGAVSLRVIQNVFGVVFALAFCVIFYWFMSKKKESDVTVHAE; translated from the coding sequence ATGACATTTTATCAGGAATTGCAGTTAAATCAGGCAGGTTCTAAAAATCTGTTGAAAAAGAGTGAAACAGTGAAAGAAAAATCATATCATATACTGGTATATTTGGTAAAGATAGCTGTTACAATGGCATTTTGTTTTTTATTTGTTACTATTTTCAGTATCTTATTTGGAAATGAGAACAGCATTGTAGGTGTAGTGGTCTTATTATGTCTCATGGTGTTTAGAAATGCGGATCTGGGGATCCACACCGGACAATCTACGATGCTTTTGGCTTTGTTCTTTGTAATTATGACTGTATGTCCGCATTTAGCAAATCAGTTTTCACCGGTATTGGGAATGCTGTTAAATATTGCGGCACTGGCTGTGTTGATTCTGTTCGGATGCCATAATCCATTCATGTTTAATCAATCTACATTGGTTCTTGGGTATCTGCTGCTATATGGTTATGATGTTACGGGAAAAAGCTATCAGATGCGATTAGTCGGAATGGCTTTAGGTGCAGCACTTACCTGCTTCGTATTTTATCGAAATCATAAAAACAGAACTTATAAAAGAAATCTGAAAGATCTGATACAAGAATTTGATATCACTTCTTCCAGAACAAAATGGCAGATATGTCAGATTTTATGCGTACCGATTGTCCTTTGCATTGCAGAACTTTGTAATATGCCACGTGCAATGTGGGCTGGTATTGCGGCCATGTCCGCGATTTTGCCGTTTATGGAAGATATGCACTACAGAGTCCGTAAAAGGATTGTCGGAAATATTGCAGGTGTTATATGTTTTACAGTATTATATTTTCTGCTTCCTTCGTCAATCTATGCATATATAGGAATTCTTGGTGGAATCGGTGTAGGATTTTCAGCACAATATGGCTGGCAGGCAGTATTTAACACATTTGGTGCTTTAGCCATTGCTGCAGAGACTTATGGACTACAAGGAGCGGTTAGTCTTAGAGTGATTCAAAATGTTTTTGGTGTTGTGTTTGCTTTAGCATTTTGTGTTATATTTTATTGGTTTATGTCTAAAAAAAAGGAAAGTGATGTGACTGTACATGCAGAGTGA
- a CDS encoding TraX family protein: protein MEKKRGIDSFTLHILAMLFMLCDHLWATLFPAQEWMTCVGRLAFPIFAFMIAEGCYYTSNVKKYMLRLFLFAIISEIPFNLIMGSSVFYPFHQNVLWTFLLGVLSIQIIEKAKKKQKKWISFFVVCLVLLMDFLLGTITMVDYNAAGILTVLLFYFFRKKTWISFAAQLVGLYYLNVVMLGNLYYPVTILGHHFEIAQQSFALLALIPIWLYHGEQGYHSKWFKYFCYAFYPVHLLILVVIWQWRIR, encoded by the coding sequence ATGGAGAAAAAAAGAGGAATTGATTCGTTTACACTACATATTCTGGCAATGCTGTTTATGTTATGTGATCATTTGTGGGCGACACTATTTCCAGCACAGGAATGGATGACATGCGTAGGAAGACTTGCTTTTCCGATTTTCGCATTTATGATCGCAGAAGGATGCTATTATACTTCGAATGTGAAAAAATACATGCTGCGTCTTTTTCTATTTGCCATAATTTCAGAAATACCATTTAACCTGATTATGGGAAGTTCTGTATTTTACCCGTTTCATCAAAATGTACTATGGACCTTTTTATTAGGGGTGTTATCGATACAGATCATTGAAAAGGCAAAGAAGAAACAAAAGAAATGGATATCGTTTTTTGTGGTTTGCCTCGTGCTTTTGATGGATTTTCTGCTTGGAACCATAACCATGGTAGATTACAATGCTGCAGGAATACTGACGGTATTGCTTTTTTATTTTTTTCGCAAGAAAACCTGGATTTCTTTTGCGGCACAGCTTGTCGGGCTGTATTATTTGAATGTAGTTATGCTGGGGAATCTGTATTATCCGGTAACGATTCTGGGACATCATTTTGAGATTGCACAGCAGAGCTTTGCACTGCTGGCACTGATTCCAATCTGGTTATATCATGGAGAGCAGGGGTACCATAGCAAGTGGTTCAAGTATTTCTGTTATGCGTTTTATCCGGTGCACCTTCTTATCTTGGTTGTTATTTGGCAATGGCGTATTCGATAA
- a CDS encoding helix-turn-helix domain-containing protein: MGKQSTRENKTIYQICREKAGLTRSEASEKMTAVSDSKIEKFEYEMQEPTPYDIIQMADAYKRPDLCNYYCSHKCEIGHRYVPEVEVSDLSNIILETIASLNEINPLTTRLIQIARDGKISDDEIKDFAFISNKLDEISLAIDSLNLWVDKTAGEQGLNIELLREEKKKQK, encoded by the coding sequence ATGGGGAAACAATCTACGAGAGAAAATAAGACAATTTATCAGATTTGCCGGGAAAAAGCCGGTCTCACCAGATCAGAAGCCAGTGAAAAAATGACTGCTGTTTCTGATTCTAAAATTGAAAAGTTTGAATATGAAATGCAGGAACCCACACCTTACGATATCATCCAGATGGCTGATGCTTACAAGCGCCCGGATCTCTGCAATTATTACTGCTCTCATAAATGCGAAATCGGTCATCGTTATGTCCCGGAGGTCGAAGTTTCTGATTTATCCAATATAATCCTGGAAACCATTGCCAGTCTGAATGAGATTAATCCTCTTACCACACGTCTGATCCAGATTGCCCGTGACGGTAAGATCAGCGATGATGAGATCAAGGATTTTGCTTTTATCAGTAACAAACTGGATGAAATTTCTCTGGCAATAGATTCCCTGAATCTCTGGGTTGATAAAACAGCCGGAGAGCAGGGACTAAACATCGAATTGCTCAGAGAAGAAAAAAAGAAACAGAAATAA
- a CDS encoding CDP-alcohol phosphatidyltransferase family protein, producing the protein MQSEVNQEENLNRIITVPNLLSFFRLCLIPVIIWSYCVKKNPLLAGEILLLSGLTDLADGYIARRFHRISNLGKILDPVADKLTQAAMLICLFTRFPHVLLLIVIMAGKELYMVVSGCLVIRKTGKVHGADWHGKIVTFLLYGTAAVHIIWFHITPMVSDLLIGLCAIMMVISVALYIIQNTRTLKGETV; encoded by the coding sequence ATGCAGAGTGAAGTGAATCAGGAAGAAAATTTGAATAGAATTATTACGGTTCCTAATCTTCTTTCTTTTTTTCGGCTTTGTCTGATTCCGGTAATTATATGGAGTTATTGTGTAAAGAAAAATCCTCTGTTAGCTGGTGAAATCTTATTGCTGTCTGGTCTTACGGATCTTGCTGATGGATATATCGCAAGAAGATTCCATAGGATTAGTAATTTAGGAAAAATACTTGATCCGGTGGCTGATAAGCTGACACAGGCAGCGATGTTAATCTGTCTGTTTACTCGTTTTCCGCATGTGCTTCTTTTAATCGTAATAATGGCAGGTAAGGAGCTGTATATGGTAGTCAGTGGATGTCTTGTGATACGAAAGACAGGAAAAGTACATGGTGCAGACTGGCATGGAAAGATAGTAACCTTTTTATTATATGGAACTGCAGCGGTGCATATTATATGGTTCCACATTACACCTATGGTATCAGATCTGTTGATTGGTTTGTGCGCTATAATGATGGTCATATCGGTCGCTCTGTATATTATCCAGAATACCAGGACTCTTAAGGGAGAGACTGTATAA
- a CDS encoding TrmH family RNA methyltransferase, giving the protein MLNVIEIKDFNAPELDIYARYTEARLLNKDHPEEGMFIAESPKVIGRALDAGYEPLSVLVEKKQMEENEETSQIMNRFDDTKVSIFTADFEVLTKLTGFKLTRGMLCAMRRKPLRKFQDLCDGINRIAILENVQNPTNVGAIFRSAAALNMEAVLLSPGCSDPLYRRASRVSMGTVFQIPWTFIRDSNEMRCKREVIWPKQAIAELKKLGYKTAALALTDDSVSIDDSELMKEEKLAVILGNEGEGLENETIALCDYTVKIPMTHGVDSLNVAAASAVAFWQLGKIIL; this is encoded by the coding sequence ATGCTGAACGTAATAGAAATCAAAGACTTTAATGCGCCGGAATTGGATATTTATGCCAGGTACACAGAAGCACGGCTTCTGAATAAAGATCACCCAGAAGAGGGAATGTTCATTGCGGAAAGTCCGAAGGTGATCGGCAGAGCATTGGATGCGGGTTATGAGCCACTGTCTGTTCTTGTTGAAAAGAAGCAGATGGAAGAGAATGAAGAAACAAGTCAGATTATGAACAGATTTGATGATACGAAAGTATCGATTTTTACAGCGGATTTTGAGGTGCTGACTAAATTGACAGGCTTCAAACTGACCAGAGGAATGCTTTGCGCAATGAGACGGAAACCGCTTCGAAAATTTCAGGATCTGTGTGATGGGATAAATAGAATCGCGATTCTTGAAAATGTGCAGAATCCGACAAATGTAGGAGCAATTTTCCGGTCTGCAGCGGCTCTTAATATGGAGGCGGTACTTCTGAGTCCGGGATGCAGTGATCCGCTTTACAGACGGGCTTCCAGGGTGAGTATGGGAACCGTATTTCAGATTCCGTGGACATTTATCCGGGATAGCAATGAAATGCGGTGCAAGCGGGAAGTAATCTGGCCAAAACAGGCGATTGCAGAATTGAAAAAGCTTGGCTATAAGACGGCAGCACTTGCGCTGACTGATGATTCGGTCAGCATCGATGATTCGGAACTGATGAAGGAAGAAAAGTTGGCAGTTATTCTTGGAAATGAAGGTGAAGGACTGGAAAACGAGACAATAGCGCTATGTGATTATACGGTTAAAATTCCGATGACACATGGCGTTGATTCGCTGAATGTGGCAGCGGCGAGTGCGGTGGCATTCTGGCAGCTTGGGAAAATAATTCTGTAA
- a CDS encoding ketopantoate reductase family protein: MRILIYGAGVIGSLYAALFAEAGYDTSIYARGKRFEALRNNGLLYKKNQEVIKAEIRILGELPNDDIYDFVLLTVRENQLYEALTELKNNKSNTIVTMINSLDSYNKWEDIVGKGRILPAFPGAGGSINDDGILDAALTPRLIQPTTFAEISGNKSERTKQFSEILRHAHIPYQKVTDMHLWQLCHLAMVVPIADAYYESDDPEKVEKEWKIMRKTAERLKRNFNFLRKQKGKLSPWKMNIFRFLPLSFLTIMLAVTFGSSFGDKFMYQHAMKAPDEMRELHKQFYAYMKRMKKCGCKTKKVL; the protein is encoded by the coding sequence ATGAGAATATTGATTTATGGTGCTGGTGTGATCGGCTCCTTGTATGCAGCTTTATTTGCAGAAGCCGGTTATGATACAAGTATTTATGCCAGAGGAAAAAGATTTGAGGCTTTAAGAAATAATGGATTGCTATATAAGAAAAATCAGGAAGTAATAAAGGCAGAAATTAGGATTCTTGGAGAACTACCAAACGATGATATTTATGATTTTGTCTTGCTTACTGTCCGGGAAAACCAGCTGTATGAAGCACTTACTGAATTGAAAAATAATAAAAGTAATACGATTGTTACAATGATAAATTCACTGGACAGTTACAATAAATGGGAAGACATTGTCGGAAAAGGAAGAATATTACCGGCTTTTCCAGGAGCAGGCGGAAGTATAAATGATGATGGTATCCTTGATGCAGCACTCACTCCAAGGTTGATTCAGCCGACAACATTTGCAGAAATATCAGGAAATAAATCCGAAAGAACTAAGCAGTTTTCAGAGATATTGAGGCATGCTCATATACCATACCAGAAAGTAACGGATATGCATCTATGGCAGCTTTGTCATCTTGCTATGGTGGTACCGATTGCGGATGCGTATTATGAATCAGACGATCCGGAGAAAGTGGAAAAAGAATGGAAAATTATGAGGAAAACAGCGGAAAGGCTGAAAAGAAATTTTAACTTTTTGCGAAAACAAAAGGGTAAACTGTCACCATGGAAAATGAATATTTTTCGCTTTTTGCCATTGTCATTTCTGACGATTATGCTGGCAGTTACATTTGGAAGTAGTTTTGGAGATAAATTTATGTATCAACATGCTATGAAGGCACCAGATGAAATGAGGGAATTGCATAAGCAGTTTTATGCTTATATGAAAAGAATGAAGAAATGCGGATGCAAGACGAAAAAGGTACTGTGA
- a CDS encoding HD domain-containing protein, producing MKDEKSKITAVAIEKMIDFYQGNLRDIEHFLKVWAYAKTIGEQESVDENTQGILELAAVVHDISCPLCREKYGNTNGKNQELESEPLVKEFLEGMPVSEQKVERIIWLVTHHHTYTNIDGIDYQILIEADFLVNASESNFSKVSIENAKSRIFKTAAGCRLLESIFLREE from the coding sequence ATGAAAGACGAAAAATCTAAAATAACAGCAGTTGCCATTGAAAAAATGATTGATTTTTATCAGGGGAATTTGAGAGATATCGAACATTTCCTGAAAGTATGGGCGTATGCAAAGACGATAGGGGAGCAGGAAAGTGTGGATGAAAACACACAGGGAATTCTTGAACTTGCAGCTGTGGTGCATGATATATCCTGTCCACTTTGCCGTGAAAAATATGGAAACACAAATGGTAAAAATCAGGAACTTGAAAGTGAACCGCTGGTAAAGGAGTTTTTGGAAGGAATGCCTGTATCAGAACAGAAAGTGGAGCGTATTATCTGGCTGGTCACACATCATCATACATACACCAATATAGATGGGATTGATTATCAGATTTTAATAGAGGCAGATTTTCTTGTAAATGCAAGTGAGAGTAATTTTTCAAAAGTGTCGATTGAAAATGCGAAATCCCGTATTTTTAAGACGGCAGCGGGATGCAGATTGTTGGAATCAATATTTTTAAGAGAAGAATAA
- a CDS encoding AAA family ATPase, with translation MTAGTTGYTPEFVKKNEEIMTNSLLYDLVNQMYLNTDRQDEAPKDKIFEAECQVVRNLAKKGNCVIVGRCADYVLRNSGNCLKVFFSAPLVSRIRRVAQRQNISEGEAKATVQKNEKLRADNYRYYTRRMWGQPETLISA, from the coding sequence ATGACAGCAGGGACCACCGGATACACACCGGAATTCGTTAAGAAAAACGAGGAGATCATGACAAACAGCCTTCTTTATGATCTGGTCAATCAGATGTATCTGAATACAGACAGACAGGATGAAGCGCCGAAGGATAAAATTTTTGAGGCAGAATGCCAGGTTGTACGCAATCTTGCGAAAAAAGGCAATTGCGTGATAGTAGGCCGTTGTGCAGATTACGTTCTCAGAAATTCCGGAAATTGTTTGAAAGTATTTTTTTCAGCACCTCTTGTGAGCAGAATTAGAAGAGTGGCACAGAGACAGAATATCTCTGAGGGAGAAGCTAAAGCTACGGTTCAGAAAAATGAAAAACTGCGTGCAGATAACTATCGCTATTACACCCGACGTATGTGGGGGCAGCCGGAAACTTTGATCTCAGCCTGA
- a CDS encoding ZIP family metal transporter yields MRINIFEGILIPFVGTTLGAACVFFMRKTLSKLLQRALAGFAAGIMVAASIWSLLIPAIKQSENMGTLSFVPAVAGFWIGILFLLALDHLIPHLHVGSDQAEGPKSKLGRTTMMVLAVTLHNIPEGMAVGVMYAGFLAENAQITATSALALSLGIAIQNFPEGAIISMPLRAEGESKRKAFLGGVLSGVVEPIGAVMTILVAQLVIPALPYLLSFAAGAMLYVVVEELIPEMSQGQNSNIGTLFFALGFSLMMILDVALG; encoded by the coding sequence ATGCGAATAAATATTTTTGAAGGTATACTGATTCCGTTTGTTGGAACAACGCTAGGTGCAGCATGCGTGTTTTTTATGAGAAAAACACTTAGCAAGTTACTGCAACGTGCACTTGCAGGGTTTGCAGCAGGTATAATGGTTGCGGCTTCAATCTGGAGTCTTCTGATTCCGGCAATTAAACAATCTGAAAATATGGGAACTTTATCGTTTGTTCCTGCAGTTGCTGGGTTCTGGATTGGTATATTGTTTTTACTCGCACTTGATCATTTGATTCCGCATCTTCATGTTGGAAGTGATCAGGCAGAGGGACCGAAAAGCAAACTTGGCCGTACTACGATGATGGTGTTGGCAGTTACATTACATAACATCCCTGAAGGTATGGCAGTTGGTGTAATGTATGCTGGATTTCTTGCTGAAAATGCACAGATTACAGCAACAAGTGCACTTGCTTTATCACTTGGAATTGCTATCCAGAATTTTCCAGAAGGAGCGATTATATCCATGCCGCTTAGGGCAGAGGGTGAAAGTAAGAGAAAGGCATTTCTGGGAGGTGTACTTTCAGGAGTCGTTGAACCGATTGGAGCAGTAATGACGATTCTTGTCGCACAGCTGGTAATCCCGGCATTACCATATTTACTCAGCTTTGCAGCAGGAGCCATGTTATATGTCGTGGTTGAAGAACTAATTCCGGAAATGTCTCAGGGACAGAACTCGAATATCGGTACGCTTTTCTTTGCACTTGGATTTAGTTTGATGATGATCTTGGATGTGGCACTGGGGTAA